The following are encoded in a window of Clostridium thermarum genomic DNA:
- a CDS encoding glycosyltransferase family 2 protein, translating into MKPLLTVFTPTYNRAYILGRCYESLKKQTCKEFTWLIIDDGSTDETKNLVEKWIAGGEVNIRYYYQQNQGMHGAHNTAYELIDTELNVCIDSDDYMPKDAVEKIAEFWRRNGSSEVSGIIALDCYTDGQVIGTHLPKGVKKCKTFDLYYKYGAKGDKKFIYRSDLTKQFPYPIFEGEKYVSLAYKYCMIDLDYEMLLMNEVVCCVEYLNDGSSKNMFRQYINNPKGFTFWRKEAMKMPLGGLGYKYRQAIHYVSSSLILKNKYFLKESPRKLLTILAVLPGIILYKYIIANTGKQLRLRTSSRKVEGNANG; encoded by the coding sequence ATGAAGCCTTTACTCACTGTATTTACTCCCACCTATAATCGGGCATACATACTTGGACGGTGCTATGAAAGCTTGAAAAAGCAAACCTGTAAAGAGTTTACATGGCTGATTATTGATGACGGGTCAACAGATGAAACAAAGAATCTGGTAGAAAAATGGATAGCCGGGGGAGAAGTTAATATAAGGTATTACTATCAACAGAATCAGGGAATGCATGGTGCCCACAATACAGCTTATGAGCTTATTGATACAGAACTAAATGTCTGTATTGACTCTGATGACTATATGCCTAAGGATGCAGTGGAAAAGATAGCTGAGTTTTGGCGTAGAAATGGTAGTTCAGAAGTTAGTGGAATTATCGCACTAGACTGCTACACTGATGGACAAGTAATAGGTACCCACTTACCAAAGGGTGTAAAGAAATGCAAGACCTTTGACTTGTACTATAAATATGGTGCCAAGGGGGATAAAAAGTTTATTTATAGATCAGATCTTACGAAACAGTTTCCTTATCCAATATTTGAAGGTGAGAAGTATGTTAGCTTGGCTTATAAGTATTGCATGATTGACCTAGATTATGAAATGCTTCTTATGAATGAAGTAGTTTGCTGTGTGGAATATTTGAATGACGGTTCTTCAAAGAATATGTTTAGGCAATATATAAACAATCCTAAGGGTTTTACATTCTGGCGTAAGGAAGCGATGAAAATGCCGCTAGGAGGATTAGGCTATAAATATAGACAGGCCATCCATTATGTATCTTCCAGCTTAATCTTAAAAAATAAGTATTTTTTAAAAGAATCTCCAAGGAAGTTGCTAACGATCTTGGCAGTTTTACCTGGAATCATTCTCTATAAATATATAATTGCTAACACGGGAAAACAGCTTAGGCTTAGAACCTCTAGCAGAAAGGTTGAGGGAAATGCCAATGGATAA
- a CDS encoding glycosyltransferase family 1 protein: MSVIRILQVVTIMNRGGAETLLMNLYRKIDRKKIQFDFLTHRLEKGDYDDEITAMGGKVYYLPSIRPQRYGKYFKELDEFFLKHPEYKIVHSHINENTGFVLRAAKKAGVPVRIAHSHLGSLPLDYKLPFRYYGRHYLKDNCTNYFACSKDAGRWLFGHAIKKGEKITVLKNGVDCEEFKFSSEVRASLRKELGVEDRFVIGHVGRFEKQKNHTFIINVFKEVTKIRSDAVLLLIGTGKLKESIERKVRVLGLEDSVKFLGVRKDIPQLMQAFDVFFFPSLFEGLPVALVEAQTAGLKCIVSDCITRESEVGKNRLHFIGLDKDKHYWAKEIANLESKHEDTRMAVRKRGFDINIIAKKMQRFYSDQHNRYAEAAMGR, translated from the coding sequence GTGAGTGTTATAAGAATACTTCAGGTGGTTACAATTATGAACCGCGGTGGGGCAGAAACCCTACTTATGAACCTATATAGAAAAATAGACCGTAAAAAGATTCAGTTTGATTTTTTAACCCATCGCTTGGAAAAAGGAGACTATGACGATGAAATAACTGCTATGGGCGGTAAAGTATATTATTTGCCGTCAATCAGGCCTCAGCGATATGGAAAATATTTTAAAGAGTTAGATGAGTTTTTTCTCAAGCATCCGGAATATAAAATAGTCCATTCACATATTAATGAAAATACGGGTTTTGTTCTAAGAGCAGCAAAGAAAGCGGGAGTACCAGTTAGAATAGCTCACAGTCATTTAGGCAGTCTTCCACTAGACTATAAGCTTCCGTTTAGATATTATGGAAGACATTATTTAAAAGATAATTGTACTAACTACTTTGCATGTTCAAAGGATGCTGGAAGGTGGTTGTTTGGACATGCTATTAAAAAGGGTGAAAAGATTACTGTTTTAAAGAATGGAGTGGACTGTGAAGAATTTAAATTTAGTTCAGAAGTAAGAGCAAGTTTAAGAAAAGAACTAGGCGTAGAAGATAGATTTGTCATAGGACATGTGGGCCGATTCGAGAAACAAAAGAACCATACCTTTATAATTAATGTATTCAAAGAAGTAACCAAGATAAGATCCGATGCGGTATTGCTGTTAATTGGTACAGGAAAATTGAAAGAAAGTATTGAGAGGAAAGTAAGAGTTTTGGGGTTAGAAGATTCAGTAAAATTCTTAGGAGTCAGAAAGGATATTCCACAATTAATGCAGGCTTTTGATGTGTTTTTCTTTCCTTCACTTTTCGAAGGGCTGCCGGTAGCTTTGGTAGAGGCCCAAACAGCCGGTTTAAAGTGTATAGTTTCTGATTGCATCACTAGAGAGTCAGAAGTAGGAAAAAACAGACTGCATTTTATAGGATTGGATAAAGACAAACACTATTGGGCAAAAGAGATTGCCAATTTAGAATCTAAGCATGAGGATACAAGGATGGCAGTTAGAAAACGAGGCTTTGATATAAATATAATAGCCAAAAAAATGCAGCGATTCTACAGTGATCAGCATAATAGGTATGCAGAAGCAGCCATGGGGAGGTGA
- a CDS encoding glycosyltransferase — MKPLLTVIIPVHNAEKYLCQCIESVLVQTLSNIEVVAVDDGSTDDSGKILYMYALKDTRLKVIHMENLGVAEARNEGMKHIRGEYVTFVDSDDWIDTDMYEEMLKIAKKQDIDIVMCGYIREFENHSKIKNMGLEDGLIMYKEEISKYFMRQMVGPIKGEPYITENLDMHSVVWNKIYKTEIVKNIEFCSLKEIGSCEDLLFNLTTFSKANSIAYINKSFYHYRKVLISSVSNAYRPNLLEKRMNLIEKIRKVIDTNISQETYYEALNNRICLGIMGMGLNIVSSGNRMGIFTKLRQVNELLSNEDIVKAFQQFDTTSLDIHWKLFYYFAKARNGICYLIMLRAIKFMIKFSP, encoded by the coding sequence ATGAAACCTTTATTAACTGTAATAATACCAGTACATAATGCAGAAAAGTATCTGTGTCAATGTATAGAAAGTGTTTTAGTTCAGACCTTATCAAATATAGAAGTTGTAGCAGTAGATGATGGTTCCACAGATGACAGCGGCAAAATACTATACATGTATGCTTTAAAAGATACAAGGCTGAAAGTTATACATATGGAAAACCTAGGTGTGGCTGAGGCAAGAAATGAGGGCATGAAACATATACGAGGGGAGTATGTTACCTTTGTTGATTCAGATGACTGGATAGATACTGATATGTATGAAGAAATGCTCAAGATTGCAAAAAAACAGGACATTGATATAGTAATGTGCGGATATATAAGGGAGTTTGAAAATCATTCTAAGATAAAAAACATGGGCCTTGAGGATGGATTAATCATGTATAAAGAAGAAATAAGCAAATACTTTATGCGGCAAATGGTTGGACCTATTAAGGGGGAACCATATATCACTGAAAATCTTGATATGCATAGTGTGGTATGGAACAAAATTTATAAAACAGAAATTGTAAAAAATATAGAGTTCTGTTCATTAAAAGAGATTGGCAGCTGTGAGGATTTATTATTTAATCTAACTACCTTTTCTAAAGCCAATTCTATAGCATATATTAACAAGAGTTTTTACCACTACAGAAAAGTCCTAATAAGTTCAGTATCAAATGCATACAGGCCTAACCTTTTAGAAAAGAGGATGAATTTAATAGAAAAAATCCGTAAAGTAATTGATACAAACATTTCACAAGAAACGTATTATGAAGCCTTAAATAATAGAATATGTTTAGGAATAATGGGAATGGGGCTAAACATAGTATCTTCTGGGAATAGAATGGGTATATTTACCAAGTTAAGGCAGGTTAATGAGCTACTTTCAAATGAAGACATAGTAAAGGCTTTTCAACAATTCGATACTACAAGTCTGGACATACACTGGAAGCTATTTTATTACTTTGCAAAAGCGAGAAATGGTATTTGCTATTTAATAATGTTGAGGGCTATAAAGTTTATGATTAAATTTAGCCCTTAA
- a CDS encoding glycosyltransferase family 4 protein: protein MKKVLYVTTVSRTINAFLIPHINHLIDMGYQVDCACSIDKPINSGLFNSDVRIFEVSYQRVPFSSKNFRALRQIEELYKNEKYDVIHVHTPVAAFFTRLLKRRFPEAKIIYTCHGFHFYKGASIDKWIMYYNAEKLMAKYTDRIIVINEEDFKNAKKLGFQEENIFKINGVGIEEITKVQIVSDIREEVGISKKDFVITVVAEVNKNKNQIQLLKAMRKLVHRHADIKVLLVGEGNMQRAIKKKIDKYKLNHNVFMVGHRTDVYSIMSQSDVIGLFSKREGLPRCLMEAMSLGKPLLVTDNRGSRELVIPNMNGLIVKVGDIKETCRAISKLYEDEKSRISMGSCSKSIIKRFTLDSILKQLEDVYSTI from the coding sequence GTGAAAAAAGTCTTATATGTGACTACTGTGAGTAGAACTATCAATGCCTTTTTGATACCCCATATCAATCATCTTATTGATATGGGGTATCAGGTAGATTGTGCTTGCAGTATAGATAAACCAATTAATTCTGGTTTGTTTAATTCAGATGTTAGGATATTTGAAGTATCTTATCAGAGGGTACCTTTTAGCAGTAAAAACTTTAGAGCATTAAGGCAGATAGAGGAACTATATAAAAATGAAAAGTACGATGTAATTCATGTGCATACTCCAGTTGCGGCTTTTTTTACACGATTGTTAAAACGCAGGTTCCCGGAGGCAAAAATAATATATACCTGCCATGGGTTTCATTTCTATAAAGGAGCAAGTATTGATAAATGGATTATGTATTATAACGCTGAAAAGCTAATGGCTAAGTACACTGATAGGATTATTGTTATAAATGAAGAAGATTTTAAAAATGCTAAGAAACTGGGGTTTCAGGAAGAGAATATTTTCAAGATAAACGGTGTGGGGATTGAGGAGATTACAAAAGTTCAGATTGTGAGTGATATCAGAGAAGAGGTTGGAATAAGTAAAAAGGATTTTGTTATAACCGTAGTTGCAGAAGTTAATAAAAATAAAAATCAGATACAGTTGTTAAAGGCTATGAGAAAATTGGTTCATAGGCATGCAGATATAAAAGTACTGCTAGTGGGGGAAGGAAATATGCAAAGGGCAATTAAGAAAAAAATTGACAAGTATAAATTAAACCATAATGTGTTTATGGTAGGACATCGCACAGATGTATACAGCATAATGAGTCAGTCTGATGTCATTGGTCTGTTCTCTAAGAGAGAGGGACTTCCCAGATGCCTTATGGAGGCTATGAGTTTAGGAAAGCCCCTATTGGTGACGGACAACAGAGGAAGCAGGGAACTAGTAATTCCAAATATGAATGGACTTATAGTTAAAGTAGGGGATATAAAAGAAACATGTAGAGCTATAAGCAAGTTGTATGAAGATGAGAAATCAAGAATCTCAATGGGAAGTTGTTCAAAGTCTATAATAAAGAGGTTTACTTTAGATAGTATACTAAAACAACTTGAAGATGTGTACTCCACTATTTGA
- a CDS encoding acetyltransferase — MKDILIVGAGGVGKETALLIEQINEVKPTWRLLGFLDDNKSLQGTEINGYKVLGSIDEIESFSNVYAVCAIASYNVKKKIVEKLSKTNISFAAIVHPSISIHRTCSIGEDVIIYSGVTMTSNVKIGNHVILSPGCGIGHEAVIEDYSSILWDVNISGNVHIGTGCFLGTGSTVIQNIRLGREAIIGAGAVVIKDVPEGCTAVGVPARIVKGIGC, encoded by the coding sequence ATGAAGGACATATTAATAGTAGGTGCCGGTGGTGTGGGAAAAGAAACGGCCTTACTCATTGAACAGATAAATGAAGTAAAGCCAACTTGGAGGCTCCTTGGGTTCCTTGATGACAATAAGAGCCTCCAGGGCACAGAAATAAACGGATATAAGGTTCTGGGCAGTATAGATGAAATTGAGAGTTTTAGCAATGTGTATGCTGTCTGTGCCATTGCCTCTTATAATGTAAAGAAGAAGATCGTGGAGAAACTCAGTAAGACAAATATAAGCTTTGCAGCTATAGTTCATCCTTCAATAAGTATACACAGAACCTGCAGTATAGGAGAAGACGTGATAATTTATTCCGGTGTAACTATGACAAGCAATGTGAAAATCGGAAATCATGTAATACTAAGCCCAGGCTGCGGTATTGGACATGAAGCGGTGATAGAAGATTACAGCTCAATATTGTGGGATGTAAATATCTCCGGCAATGTACATATTGGGACAGGCTGTTTCCTTGGAACGGGATCTACAGTAATTCAAAACATTAGGCTTGGAAGAGAAGCTATAATTGGGGCAGGGGCTGTAGTAATCAAGGATGTACCAGAAGGTTGTACTGCAGTTGGAGTGCCGGCTCGGATTGTGAAGGGGATAGGTTGTTGA
- a CDS encoding sugar transferase, which produces MWMKRCLDIALSLIGIIILLPVLIIVGTMVFFNLGKPILFVQERVGKGNKIFKMYKFRTMLDKKDKKGDLLSDEERLTSFGRVLRSTSLDELPELINVLKGDMSLVGPRPLLVEYLPIYNERQRKRHEVLPGITGWAQINGRNSISWANKLELDVWYVEHWSLWLDIKILFKTIYKVFKRAGISQVNNVTAEKFNGLN; this is translated from the coding sequence ATGTGGATGAAAAGGTGTCTTGATATAGCACTGAGTTTAATTGGAATAATAATTTTACTACCTGTACTAATAATTGTGGGCACAATGGTTTTCTTTAATTTAGGAAAACCAATTCTTTTTGTCCAAGAGAGGGTTGGAAAAGGGAACAAAATATTTAAAATGTATAAGTTCCGAACAATGCTGGACAAGAAAGATAAGAAGGGTGACCTCTTATCCGATGAAGAACGCCTGACTAGCTTCGGAAGAGTATTAAGAAGCACAAGCCTCGATGAGCTGCCTGAGCTAATTAATGTGCTGAAGGGAGATATGAGCTTAGTAGGACCAAGGCCCCTGCTGGTGGAGTATCTTCCTATATATAATGAGCGTCAGAGAAAGAGACATGAGGTGTTGCCGGGAATAACTGGCTGGGCGCAGATTAACGGGCGAAACAGCATAAGCTGGGCCAATAAGCTTGAGCTGGATGTATGGTATGTGGAGCACTGGTCCTTGTGGCTGGATATAAAAATCTTATTTAAAACAATTTATAAGGTGTTTAAAAGGGCAGGTATAAGCCAAGTGAATAATGTTACCGCAGAGAAGTTTAATGGTCTAAATTAG
- a CDS encoding DegT/DnrJ/EryC1/StrS family aminotransferase, whose protein sequence is MSNNKKLYLASPHMGGMEAQFIKEAFDTNWIAPLGPNVDAFEREVAETVGVKATAALSSGTAAIHMALKVLGIGRGDIVFCSSLTFAASCNPIIYEGAEPVFIDSEPETWNMSPNALERAMEDYSREGRLPKAVIVVNLYGQSADMDPIADICKRYKVPIIEDAAESLGADYKGIKSGTIGDFGIYSFNGNKIITTSGGGMLVSNNEEAIKKVKFWATQSRDAARHYQHSELGYNYRLSNILAGIGRGQLRVLVQRIAEKKNIYETYKKEFNKIKDIEMMPISNNGQPNYWLSVITLNKDSNVKPIDIILELEKYNIESRPVWKPMHLQPMFIGYSFYTHHGLENSVSEDIFNRGVCLPSDTKMTEEDIYRVINIINKLFILKGFEGEKIHVDEKVS, encoded by the coding sequence ATGTCAAACAATAAAAAACTATATTTAGCTTCCCCTCATATGGGAGGAATGGAAGCACAATTTATAAAGGAAGCCTTCGATACAAACTGGATTGCTCCTCTAGGTCCTAATGTAGACGCCTTTGAACGGGAAGTGGCAGAAACTGTAGGGGTTAAGGCCACTGCGGCCTTGTCATCCGGTACTGCTGCCATACATATGGCTCTGAAGGTTCTTGGTATAGGGAGAGGGGATATAGTATTTTGTTCCTCGCTAACCTTTGCCGCCAGTTGTAATCCAATAATATACGAGGGGGCAGAGCCTGTATTTATTGACTCCGAGCCCGAAACCTGGAATATGTCACCTAATGCTCTGGAGAGAGCTATGGAGGACTACTCAAGAGAAGGCAGACTGCCCAAGGCGGTAATAGTAGTAAACCTCTATGGCCAGAGTGCAGATATGGATCCCATAGCAGATATCTGCAAAAGGTATAAGGTGCCAATAATTGAAGATGCAGCTGAATCTCTGGGGGCAGATTATAAAGGTATAAAAAGCGGAACTATAGGAGATTTTGGTATTTATTCCTTCAACGGAAATAAGATAATAACTACCTCTGGCGGGGGCATGCTGGTTTCCAACAATGAAGAGGCAATTAAAAAGGTAAAATTTTGGGCTACTCAGTCAAGGGATGCTGCAAGGCACTATCAACATAGTGAATTGGGCTATAACTATAGACTAAGTAATATACTGGCCGGAATAGGGCGAGGACAGCTGAGAGTGCTGGTGCAAAGAATTGCTGAAAAGAAAAATATTTATGAGACCTATAAAAAGGAATTCAATAAAATAAAGGACATTGAGATGATGCCCATATCTAATAATGGACAACCGAACTATTGGCTTTCTGTTATTACATTAAATAAAGATAGTAATGTAAAACCCATAGACATAATACTGGAACTGGAAAAGTATAATATAGAATCCAGACCAGTGTGGAAACCGATGCATCTACAGCCAATGTTTATAGGCTATAGCTTCTACACACACCATGGTTTAGAGAACAGCGTTTCAGAGGATATTTTTAACAGAGGAGTATGTCTGCCATCAGATACAAAGATGACAGAAGAGGATATATATAGGGTGATCAATATCATTAATAAGCTGTTTATTTTAAAAGGGTTTGAAGGTGAAAAAATCCATGTGGATGAAAAGGTGTCTTGA
- a CDS encoding polysaccharide biosynthesis protein — protein MDRLSNCRIAALLILDTFLINASYALTLYFRFSSDIPPEYIEIYLKNIVVINIIYLTVFYLFKLYKSLWIYAGIDEFLLSIGGCIAASTLVTLYELVAGFKLPFKMSLLNAMINVVLIVGFRMSFRIYRRLIIQFGNLNKKDFKKVLIVGAGSAGVITINEMKKRPEMKYLPVGFIDDNLQKIGKIVAGVKVLDSTRNIKKIAREKQVEEIIITIPSLDVEGKRKLIELCKETGCKVKLLPSLHELIDEKVTLNHIREVEVEDLLGREPVTLDTDGIKEYIIGKTVLVTGGGGSIGSELCRQIIKFYPKQLLIIDSYENNAYDLYNEIIFKNKSVNIKVIITNVTDKKRLEKIFTEFKPNLVFHAAAHKHVPLMEDNPTEAIKNNVFGTFNVAECADKYGAEKFVLISTDKAVNPTNIMGASKRICEMIVQAMDTKSATEFVAVRFGNVLGSNGSVIPLFKRQIAQGGPVTVTNKYITRYFMTITEAAQLVLQAGAYAEGGEIFVLDMGKAVKIYDLACDLIRLSGFEPHKDIKIEVTGLRPGEKLYEELLLAEEGLNETRHKKIFIGRPTFNNLEVLKKGFDELRFIIEQGSREDLFRKVEELVPTYRRYPEHSERTEELAATLKTEDMN, from the coding sequence ATGGATAGATTGAGTAATTGTAGAATAGCTGCACTATTGATATTAGACACATTTCTAATAAATGCCTCCTATGCTTTGACTCTATACTTCCGGTTCTCTTCTGATATACCACCAGAATATATAGAAATATATTTAAAAAATATAGTAGTAATCAACATTATTTACCTTACTGTTTTTTATTTGTTCAAGCTATATAAGAGTCTTTGGATTTACGCCGGCATAGATGAGTTCTTACTATCTATTGGGGGCTGTATAGCAGCAAGTACCTTAGTCACGCTCTACGAGTTAGTAGCAGGTTTTAAGCTTCCGTTTAAAATGAGTCTATTGAACGCCATGATCAATGTAGTACTTATAGTGGGCTTTAGAATGTCCTTCAGAATTTACAGGAGACTAATAATACAGTTTGGAAATCTTAATAAGAAGGACTTCAAAAAGGTTTTAATAGTAGGAGCGGGCTCTGCCGGTGTAATAACAATTAACGAAATGAAAAAGCGGCCGGAGATGAAATATCTTCCGGTAGGCTTTATAGATGATAACCTTCAGAAGATAGGTAAAATAGTAGCTGGAGTTAAGGTGCTGGACAGCACCAGAAATATTAAGAAAATAGCCAGGGAGAAACAGGTTGAGGAAATTATTATTACAATACCCTCCTTAGATGTTGAAGGAAAAAGAAAGCTTATTGAGTTATGTAAGGAGACAGGGTGCAAGGTAAAACTGCTGCCCAGCCTCCATGAACTTATTGATGAAAAAGTTACGCTGAATCATATCCGGGAGGTAGAGGTAGAAGATCTTCTGGGAAGGGAACCTGTAACCCTGGATACAGATGGAATAAAAGAATATATAATTGGGAAAACAGTATTGGTAACGGGAGGGGGAGGCTCCATTGGCTCAGAATTATGCAGACAGATTATCAAGTTTTATCCCAAGCAATTACTGATAATAGATTCCTACGAAAACAATGCCTACGACTTATACAATGAGATAATCTTCAAAAATAAGAGTGTTAACATAAAGGTCATCATAACTAATGTTACAGACAAAAAGAGGCTGGAAAAGATCTTTACAGAATTCAAGCCTAACCTTGTATTCCATGCTGCTGCCCACAAGCATGTTCCCCTCATGGAGGATAACCCCACAGAGGCCATAAAAAATAATGTATTTGGAACTTTCAATGTAGCTGAATGTGCAGACAAATATGGAGCAGAAAAATTTGTACTGATTTCTACGGACAAGGCGGTAAATCCTACTAATATAATGGGAGCCTCCAAAAGGATTTGCGAGATGATAGTGCAGGCCATGGATACCAAAAGTGCTACAGAATTTGTAGCGGTGCGCTTTGGCAACGTATTGGGCAGCAACGGCTCGGTAATACCTCTTTTCAAAAGACAGATTGCACAGGGAGGACCTGTTACGGTAACAAATAAATATATAACCCGATATTTCATGACTATTACGGAGGCTGCTCAATTGGTACTTCAGGCCGGAGCCTATGCAGAGGGCGGGGAGATATTTGTACTGGATATGGGCAAGGCTGTAAAAATATACGATCTTGCCTGTGATCTGATAAGATTATCAGGCTTTGAACCACATAAGGATATAAAAATAGAAGTCACCGGACTAAGACCGGGCGAAAAGCTATACGAAGAGTTACTTTTGGCAGAGGAAGGACTTAATGAAACCAGACATAAAAAGATATTTATAGGAAGGCCAACCTTCAATAATCTGGAGGTTTTAAAGAAGGGTTTTGATGAACTGAGGTTTATCATTGAGCAAGGAAGCAGAGAAGACTTGTTTAGGAAGGTTGAAGAATTGGTACCGACCTATAGGAGATATCCTGAACATTCTGAAAGAACAGAAGAATTAGCAGCAACACTAAAAACAGAAGATATGAATTAG